One stretch of Paenibacillus sp. AN1007 DNA includes these proteins:
- a CDS encoding glucose-1-phosphate adenylyltransferase: MFNKDCIAMLLAGGEGKRLAPLTSRIAKPAVPFGGHYRIIDFPLSNCVNSGIDTVGVLTQYEAESLHEHIGQGEPWIQGQSNETGISLLPSYHTGNDEYLGTADAIYKNMDYIDQQNPENVLILSGDHIYHMNYREMLEAHKANNAVATISVMEVPWDEAHRFGIMAADENLRVTEFAEKPAEPKSNLASMGIYMFNWQYLKRHLLKDAANPNSSHDFGKDVIPQMLNENNSLYVYNFNGYWKDVGTVKSLWDAHMDLLYNEENWSLQRDDWPMFTREWRSKPSAIKARQSKMEHIASMVHDSCAIEGRAERSVIFCGAEVGKGSEVLDSVVMPNARVGRGVHIERAIIGEGAIIKDGAIVKGTADEIVVVGPNEVVSPKPAVRTQPVRILKEVYEKSGRLRAGELSS, encoded by the coding sequence ATGTTTAATAAAGATTGCATCGCTATGCTGTTGGCGGGAGGAGAAGGAAAGCGATTAGCCCCTTTAACCTCGAGGATTGCAAAACCCGCTGTACCGTTTGGCGGGCATTACCGGATTATCGATTTTCCTCTCAGTAACTGCGTCAACTCTGGGATCGACACTGTAGGTGTTCTGACGCAGTACGAGGCGGAATCACTGCACGAACATATTGGTCAAGGAGAACCATGGATACAAGGCCAATCAAATGAGACCGGAATCTCCTTGCTTCCATCTTATCATACAGGAAATGACGAATACTTGGGAACTGCGGATGCCATATATAAAAATATGGACTATATCGACCAGCAAAATCCCGAAAATGTTCTAATTTTGTCGGGTGACCACATTTATCATATGAATTACCGTGAAATGCTTGAGGCTCACAAAGCCAACAATGCTGTTGCAACGATTTCTGTCATGGAAGTGCCTTGGGACGAAGCACATCGCTTCGGCATTATGGCTGCAGACGAGAACCTGCGCGTGACCGAATTTGCTGAAAAACCGGCCGAACCGAAAAGCAACTTGGCTTCCATGGGCATTTACATGTTCAATTGGCAGTATTTGAAACGCCATCTCCTTAAGGATGCTGCGAATCCTAACTCCAGTCACGACTTCGGTAAAGATGTTATTCCACAGATGTTGAATGAAAATAACTCACTCTATGTGTATAACTTTAATGGGTACTGGAAAGATGTAGGTACGGTAAAAAGCCTTTGGGATGCGCATATGGACCTCCTTTATAATGAGGAGAACTGGAGTCTGCAGCGAGATGACTGGCCCATGTTCACTCGCGAATGGCGCTCCAAACCGAGTGCAATCAAAGCAAGACAGAGCAAAATGGAGCATATTGCTTCGATGGTTCATGACTCGTGCGCCATTGAAGGCCGCGCTGAACGCTCTGTCATCTTCTGCGGTGCTGAAGTAGGCAAAGGTTCTGAGGTACTGGACAGCGTTGTTATGCCGAATGCCCGCGTAGGTCGCGGCGTTCACATCGAACGGGCAATTATTGGCGAAGGAGCCATCATCAAAGATGGTGCGATTGTCAAAGGCACAGCGGATGAAATTGTCGTGGTAGGACCGAATGAGGTCGTATCACCTAAACCAGCGGTACGCACACAGCCTGTACGTATACTCAAAGAAGTATATGAGAAAAGCGGACGTCTCCGTGCGGGTGAACTTTCCTCCTAA
- the glgB gene encoding 1,4-alpha-glucan branching protein GlgB — protein MAVQPLAQPEILPEHIYLFHEGNLHHSYRMLGAHPETRDHRQGFRFTVWAPNAVEVGLALDRNGWKGEKEPLYKIPESGFWSRFFPEIEEGTLYKFRILTEDGTEFLKADPYAFQAEVRPQTASVTSSIEGYKWNDGAWRRKRRTMYNKPLHIYEMHLGTWRRKEDGSLYSYREMADLLVPYLLEMNYTHVEMMPLSEHPYDLSWGYQNTGFYAPTSRYGQPKDLMYLVDTLHQAGIGVLLDWVPAHFAKDAHGLRLFDGTPLYEYADPMLAEKPGWGTLSFDYSKPEVRSFLISNALYWMEMYHFDGLRVDAVTSMLRLDFEKQPGQYRTNDEGGLENKEAVAFLQQLNQTIFEYYPYALMMAEESSAWPMVTMPVDKGGLGFNYKWNMGWMNDTLDYMESEFHERPSKHHLLTFPVVYSFSENYVLPLSHDEVVHGKKSLLNKMPGSYEQKFAGMRAFLGYFMTFPGKKLLFMGGEFGQFIEWKDEDQLDWFLLDYDSHRSLHKFERELSELYVREKALWELDHSFDGYEWITPDDQGQSVISYVRKGKKPADTLLVLINFQPVKRERYRIGVMRPGMYTEILNSDHSDYGGSGITNDMLIPTEKIPFHGHANSLEVDLPPLSVVILKKNTRRKTEPIAEGSASVKSNKKTVKKERNTLKPKRGTNT, from the coding sequence TTGGCTGTTCAACCGCTAGCACAACCGGAAATTTTACCGGAGCATATTTATTTATTTCATGAAGGTAATCTTCATCACAGTTATCGAATGTTGGGCGCGCATCCTGAGACTCGCGATCACCGTCAAGGGTTCCGCTTTACCGTCTGGGCGCCAAACGCCGTAGAAGTCGGACTGGCTCTGGACCGTAATGGCTGGAAAGGTGAAAAGGAACCTTTATATAAGATACCCGAATCAGGATTTTGGAGTCGTTTCTTTCCGGAAATTGAAGAAGGTACTTTATACAAATTTCGCATTTTAACGGAAGATGGGACTGAATTCCTCAAAGCAGACCCTTATGCATTTCAGGCTGAAGTCCGCCCCCAAACGGCATCGGTCACAAGTTCCATTGAAGGTTACAAGTGGAATGACGGTGCATGGAGACGCAAACGGCGTACGATGTATAACAAACCTTTACATATTTATGAAATGCATCTGGGAACGTGGAGACGCAAGGAAGATGGCAGTCTCTATAGTTACCGTGAGATGGCAGATTTGCTCGTTCCGTATTTGCTTGAGATGAATTATACCCATGTTGAAATGATGCCCCTTAGCGAGCATCCGTACGACCTGTCATGGGGATATCAAAATACGGGTTTCTACGCGCCAACAAGCCGTTATGGGCAGCCCAAAGACCTCATGTATCTGGTGGATACACTGCATCAGGCGGGTATAGGTGTACTGCTGGATTGGGTGCCTGCTCATTTTGCCAAAGATGCACATGGCCTGCGTCTGTTCGATGGAACACCTCTGTACGAGTACGCTGATCCCATGTTAGCCGAGAAACCAGGCTGGGGCACACTCAGTTTTGACTATTCCAAACCGGAGGTGCGCTCGTTCCTCATTTCCAATGCACTGTACTGGATGGAAATGTACCATTTTGATGGCCTGCGTGTAGATGCGGTGACAAGTATGCTTCGCCTTGATTTTGAAAAACAGCCAGGTCAGTATCGAACCAACGATGAAGGTGGCCTGGAAAATAAAGAAGCGGTCGCTTTTTTACAGCAGTTGAACCAAACTATTTTTGAATACTATCCCTATGCTTTAATGATGGCTGAAGAGTCCAGTGCATGGCCAATGGTGACGATGCCAGTGGATAAGGGTGGTCTTGGTTTTAACTATAAATGGAACATGGGCTGGATGAATGATACGCTCGATTATATGGAATCTGAATTTCATGAACGTCCTTCCAAACATCATTTGCTGACATTCCCGGTTGTATACTCCTTTTCTGAAAATTATGTGCTTCCTCTTTCTCATGACGAGGTGGTACATGGTAAAAAGTCTCTTCTGAACAAAATGCCAGGAAGTTATGAGCAGAAATTTGCAGGTATGCGCGCGTTTCTCGGTTATTTCATGACATTCCCAGGCAAAAAGCTGTTGTTCATGGGTGGAGAGTTCGGCCAGTTTATTGAATGGAAAGATGAGGATCAACTGGATTGGTTTTTGCTGGATTATGACAGTCACCGCAGCCTGCACAAGTTTGAACGGGAGCTGTCTGAGCTGTACGTCCGTGAAAAAGCTTTATGGGAGCTTGATCATTCCTTTGACGGTTATGAATGGATCACTCCGGATGATCAGGGCCAAAGTGTCATTTCATATGTACGCAAAGGAAAAAAACCTGCGGATACACTCCTTGTGCTCATTAACTTTCAGCCAGTCAAAAGGGAGCGTTACCGGATTGGCGTCATGCGTCCCGGTATGTATACCGAAATTCTGAACAGTGACCATTCGGATTACGGTGGTTCAGGGATAACTAATGATATGCTGATCCCTACAGAAAAGATTCCTTTTCACGGGCATGCAAACAGCCTGGAAGTGGATTTACCCCCTCTGAGTGTCGTTATTTTAAAAAAGAATACACGTCGGAAAACGGAGCCCATCGCTGAAGGCAGCGCTTCCGTGAAATCGAATAAAAAAACAGTGAAAAAAGAGAGAAATACGCTTAAACCGAAAAGGGGGACGAACACATGA
- a CDS encoding amino acid ABC transporter ATP-binding protein, with protein MIDVRQLYKSYGKNDVLKGIDVSIGKGEVVVVIGPSGSGKSTFLRCLNLLEQPTSGQINFEGVSITDPKHNINATREKMGMVFQHFNLFPHKTVQQNITIAPIKVKKQSAVEANKIADDLLKTVGLADKKDVYPNQLSGGQKQRIAIARALAMQPHVMLFDEPTSALDPEMVGEVLEVMKRLAEGGMTMVIVTHEMGFAREVGDRILFMDGGVIVEEGTPDEVFGAPKHSRTRDFLAKVL; from the coding sequence GTGATAGACGTTAGACAATTATACAAATCATATGGCAAAAATGATGTGCTGAAAGGCATCGACGTATCCATCGGTAAAGGTGAGGTCGTCGTAGTGATTGGTCCTTCGGGTTCGGGTAAAAGTACATTCCTGCGCTGTCTGAACCTTCTGGAGCAGCCGACATCGGGACAAATTAATTTTGAAGGTGTTTCAATTACCGATCCCAAGCACAATATTAATGCTACGCGAGAAAAAATGGGCATGGTATTTCAGCATTTCAATCTGTTTCCGCACAAAACGGTGCAGCAAAACATTACGATTGCGCCAATCAAGGTAAAGAAGCAATCTGCAGTTGAAGCAAACAAAATTGCCGATGATCTTCTGAAAACGGTTGGTTTGGCTGATAAAAAAGATGTATATCCTAATCAGCTGTCTGGTGGACAGAAGCAGCGGATCGCAATTGCAAGAGCCCTGGCGATGCAGCCGCATGTTATGCTGTTTGATGAGCCCACATCTGCACTGGACCCGGAGATGGTTGGAGAAGTACTGGAAGTTATGAAACGTCTTGCCGAGGGCGGCATGACCATGGTCATCGTTACCCATGAGATGGGTTTTGCGCGTGAGGTTGGTGACCGGATCCTGTTTATGGATGGCGGGGTTATCGTTGAAGAAGGTACGCCTGATGAAGTTTTCGGTGCACCGAAACATTCGCGTACACGTGATTTTCTCGCAAAAGTACTCTAA
- a CDS encoding ABC transporter substrate-binding protein/permease has product MKLISRYTVMLLTFLLFLTAAAPAALASGTADSSSKGKKLVLGTSADFAPYEFHKVIDGKDEIVGFDIAIAKEIAADLGAELVIEDMGFDGLLPALQSGRVDLVISGMTPTDERKKSIDFSEPYYKSKQVIMIRNVDKDKFPDMKSLENTKIGVQKGSIQESIGQKIPGAKLTSLDKISDIVLQLQTKRVDAAIVEDTVAAGYLDDIIGLAAAVPDEEQVEAAIGIRKGNTELLTAVNQTLERLKSEDKINQMVTDASLLMADKVNKSQNIFEVFWQYKSFYATGVGYTLLLSALGVLFGVIIGLIICLFRLHNLAVLRWIGTAYVEVIRGTPMLVQLMIIYYGVSLTFGINFSALQAGIMTLSINSGAYLAEIFRAGIQGVDRGQLEAARSLGMGRGDAMRYIILPQAFKAVLPAIGNEFVTIIKESSIISVIGMVDIMYQASVVKNITYQGMNPFLIAAAIYFVMTFILSKLLGRLERKLGASDRR; this is encoded by the coding sequence TTGAAATTAATAAGTCGTTACACCGTAATGCTGTTAACATTCCTTCTTTTTCTAACGGCGGCTGCACCTGCAGCGCTGGCGAGCGGAACGGCAGACAGCAGCTCAAAAGGTAAAAAACTGGTGCTTGGAACGAGTGCCGATTTTGCACCATACGAATTCCACAAAGTCATTGACGGTAAGGATGAGATCGTCGGATTTGATATTGCGATCGCGAAAGAAATTGCGGCAGATCTCGGCGCCGAACTCGTTATTGAAGATATGGGATTTGACGGTTTGCTGCCTGCGCTGCAGAGCGGTCGCGTAGATTTGGTCATCTCAGGCATGACACCGACAGATGAGCGGAAGAAAAGTATTGATTTTTCTGAGCCGTACTACAAATCCAAACAAGTCATTATGATCCGCAATGTGGACAAAGACAAATTTCCGGACATGAAGTCTTTGGAGAATACCAAAATCGGTGTACAAAAAGGCTCCATTCAGGAATCGATTGGACAGAAAATTCCAGGCGCGAAGCTCACTTCTCTGGATAAAATCTCCGATATCGTGCTGCAGCTTCAAACGAAACGTGTCGATGCGGCGATTGTCGAGGATACGGTGGCTGCTGGTTATCTGGATGATATTATCGGTTTGGCAGCCGCAGTTCCGGATGAAGAGCAGGTTGAAGCGGCAATCGGGATTCGCAAAGGCAATACAGAGCTGCTGACCGCAGTGAATCAAACGCTGGAGCGTCTGAAAAGCGAAGATAAAATCAACCAGATGGTAACGGATGCGAGTCTCCTGATGGCGGATAAAGTGAACAAATCACAAAATATTTTTGAAGTATTCTGGCAGTATAAAAGCTTCTATGCAACAGGTGTGGGATATACGCTGCTGTTATCGGCTCTCGGTGTCCTGTTCGGGGTAATCATCGGTTTGATTATCTGCCTGTTCCGTCTTCATAATCTGGCCGTTCTGCGCTGGATTGGTACAGCTTACGTAGAAGTCATTCGAGGCACGCCAATGCTGGTTCAGCTCATGATTATCTACTATGGGGTGTCCTTGACCTTTGGCATCAACTTCTCCGCACTGCAGGCGGGGATTATGACACTCTCCATCAACAGTGGTGCGTACCTGGCCGAGATTTTCCGTGCAGGGATTCAAGGCGTGGATCGTGGTCAATTGGAGGCTGCTCGTTCACTCGGTATGGGCAGAGGTGATGCGATGCGTTATATCATTTTGCCGCAGGCTTTCAAAGCCGTACTTCCGGCAATCGGTAACGAGTTCGTGACCATCATTAAAGAGTCATCCATTATCTCCGTCATCGGTATGGTGGATATTATGTATCAGGCAAGTGTAGTTAAAAACATTACGTACCAAGGAATGAATCCATTCCTTATTGCGGCAGCGATCTACTTCGTCATGACATTCATTTTGTCCAAGCTGCTGGGTCGATTGGAAAGGAAGTTGGGTGCAAGTGATAGACGTTAG
- the glgA gene encoding glycogen synthase GlgA → MNILFAAAEAHPFIKTGGLADVIGALPQALKKNGADVRVILPKYKGIPEEYKEAMKPVLVTDVPLGWRRPYCGIEMLEYQGIPVYFIDNEYYFGRDGVYGYMDDGERFAFFNRAVLEVLPQIEFKPDILHTHDWHAGMIPLLLKAHYAHDAFYSEMRSVFTIHNLLYQGVFPHELFSEILELDDRYFTMEGAEYYGNVNFLKSGIVFSDHVTTVSPTYAQEVQTSYYGYGLDGLLSSLGDRFSGIVNGIDTKSYNPASDNKIAVKYRTSLSKKTENKIELQKELVLPVRPDAPLMVMVTRLVDSKGLDLVCRILDELLYYDDIQFALLGTGDAAYEHWFREAANRYPLKMSAQITFNDGLSRRFYAGSDIFLMPSKFEPCGISQLLAMRYGSVPLVRETGGLNDTVQAYNEFTGEGNGFSFASFNAHDMMNTIRRAEEFYRKPEHWKKIVKNAMGGEYSWDVSAEEYMDIYRRIQG, encoded by the coding sequence ATGAATATTTTATTTGCAGCGGCGGAAGCACATCCGTTTATCAAAACAGGGGGACTTGCTGATGTGATCGGTGCACTTCCCCAGGCGTTGAAGAAAAACGGGGCAGATGTGCGAGTGATTCTGCCGAAATACAAAGGGATTCCTGAAGAATACAAAGAGGCGATGAAGCCCGTACTAGTCACAGATGTTCCTCTAGGTTGGCGCAGACCCTATTGTGGAATAGAAATGCTGGAGTATCAGGGGATTCCGGTCTATTTTATAGACAATGAATATTATTTTGGGCGTGACGGAGTTTACGGGTACATGGATGATGGCGAGCGGTTTGCCTTTTTTAACCGTGCTGTGCTTGAGGTGCTTCCGCAGATCGAGTTCAAGCCGGACATCCTGCACACCCATGACTGGCATGCAGGCATGATTCCACTGCTGCTGAAAGCTCATTATGCTCATGATGCTTTCTATAGTGAAATGCGCTCGGTGTTCACCATACATAACTTGTTGTATCAAGGGGTGTTTCCGCATGAGCTGTTCAGCGAAATTCTGGAGCTTGATGACAGGTATTTCACAATGGAAGGCGCTGAATACTATGGAAATGTCAATTTCCTGAAATCAGGAATTGTGTTCTCGGATCATGTGACTACGGTTAGCCCGACTTATGCACAGGAGGTACAGACTTCGTACTATGGCTACGGCCTGGATGGTCTGCTCAGTTCATTGGGAGATCGATTTAGCGGCATTGTGAACGGTATTGATACCAAAAGCTACAATCCGGCATCGGATAACAAAATTGCTGTGAAATATAGAACCAGTCTGTCCAAGAAAACAGAAAACAAAATCGAACTGCAAAAGGAATTGGTACTGCCAGTTCGTCCAGATGCACCGCTTATGGTCATGGTAACCAGGCTTGTTGACTCCAAAGGACTGGATCTGGTGTGCCGGATTTTGGATGAGCTGCTCTATTATGATGATATTCAATTTGCTCTGCTCGGGACGGGAGATGCGGCTTATGAACATTGGTTCCGGGAAGCGGCCAATCGTTATCCGCTGAAAATGTCAGCACAGATCACGTTTAACGATGGGCTGTCCCGCCGTTTCTATGCAGGCAGTGACATTTTCCTGATGCCTTCGAAATTTGAACCCTGCGGGATCAGCCAACTGCTGGCAATGCGTTATGGAAGTGTGCCCCTCGTCAGAGAAACGGGTGGATTAAATGATACGGTACAAGCTTACAACGAGTTTACAGGGGAAGGAAATGGATTCTCATTTGCAAGTTTTAATGCACATGACATGATGAATACGATTCGTCGTGCAGAGGAGTTCTACCGCAAGCCTGAACATTGGAAGAAAATCGTCAAAAACGCAATGGGCGGAGAGTACAGCTGGGATGTATCGGCAGAGGAATATATGGATATTTATCGCCGAATTCAAGGGTGA
- a CDS encoding response regulator transcription factor, with protein sequence MSKVLILEDEESIRSFIVINLKRNGFEVLEAGDGHEALRILQSVPDIDLALLDVMVPGIDGFEVCRRIRETNERLGIIFLTAKVQEQDKVYALSVGADDHVSKPFSPTELIARIQSLLRRVNVHRETAAKVTFQSGPFSLDLISKQFKKNNEAIELTPTEFSLIQFFLEKENTPLSRDLLLDHVWGKEYMGDPKIVDVNIRRLRQKIENNPSEPEYLQTVWGHGYKWKGRDQ encoded by the coding sequence ATGAGTAAAGTACTTATTCTTGAGGATGAAGAATCCATCCGCAGTTTTATCGTCATTAACTTGAAAAGAAACGGATTCGAAGTGCTGGAAGCTGGTGATGGTCATGAAGCGCTTCGCATTTTACAATCCGTTCCGGATATTGATTTGGCACTGCTGGACGTTATGGTTCCCGGCATCGACGGGTTTGAAGTGTGCAGACGCATTCGCGAAACAAACGAACGACTGGGAATCATTTTCCTGACAGCAAAAGTTCAGGAGCAGGACAAAGTATACGCCCTGTCGGTAGGGGCAGATGACCACGTGAGCAAACCTTTCAGCCCGACCGAACTGATTGCACGAATTCAATCGCTGCTGCGCCGGGTTAACGTACATCGTGAAACGGCTGCGAAAGTAACGTTCCAGTCCGGACCATTTTCACTCGATCTCATCTCCAAACAGTTTAAAAAGAATAATGAAGCGATTGAGTTAACCCCGACGGAGTTTTCTTTGATTCAATTCTTCCTGGAAAAAGAAAACACACCTCTTAGCCGTGACCTTCTGCTGGACCACGTATGGGGCAAAGAGTACATGGGTGATCCCAAAATCGTCGATGTTAACATCCGTCGACTGCGTCAAAAAATTGAGAACAATCCTTCCGAGCCTGAATACCTGCAAACTGTATGGGGTCACGGGTACAAATGGAAGGGCCGGGATCAATGA
- a CDS encoding HAMP domain-containing sensor histidine kinase, producing the protein MIKKGITRQIVLHYFIVVFLALVLVEFVFMLAVQRFYYESIYNTISTHITNNRDFLEPIARAGNGEDGNNNLSRLLVRLALDNTELEILDMNGRVLASSTAFESDRAVLQTSDIMQALNGDMGRWIGRQPNTGESVMAVANKFDLGGENTYIVRYLTSLESVNSKLLVMGLLAIAVGVGVLAIVLIISIGMANSIVRPINSITAVSAQMAKGRLDVRVKGNYKHELGELASTLNFMAHEIVRSNQIKDDFISSISHELRTPLTSIKGWSETLDSGGYDPEETRIGMGIIAKETERLIGLVEEMLDFSKLQQNQMKLVKGTVNIREIVQETMLNVWAKAEQKQVHLKLETDETRAYNVYGDGNRLKQVFLNIVDNAIKFSHENSWIFLSVKEEKGQIIAAVQDTGIGISEEHLIKVRDRFFQVNHQNGGTGLGLAITQELVELHEGTITMQSELGSGTTVTVSLPMLQEEDTPIQHNVTSTEATAEVIQEPPSDGEKL; encoded by the coding sequence ATGATAAAAAAAGGAATTACGCGGCAGATTGTACTGCACTACTTTATTGTCGTTTTCCTTGCTCTGGTGCTGGTTGAATTCGTGTTTATGCTGGCTGTGCAGCGGTTTTATTATGAGAGTATCTATAATACCATTAGTACTCACATTACCAATAACAGAGACTTCCTTGAGCCGATTGCCAGAGCTGGCAATGGAGAAGATGGCAATAACAACTTGTCTAGGCTTCTTGTGCGTCTTGCATTGGATAATACCGAACTGGAGATTTTGGATATGAATGGCCGCGTGCTGGCAAGTTCAACAGCGTTTGAATCGGATCGAGCGGTGCTGCAGACAAGTGATATTATGCAGGCATTAAACGGTGATATGGGACGGTGGATCGGCAGACAGCCTAACACCGGTGAATCGGTCATGGCTGTCGCGAACAAGTTTGATCTGGGCGGAGAAAATACGTACATTGTGCGTTATCTGACCTCCCTTGAATCCGTTAACTCCAAGCTGCTCGTTATGGGATTGCTTGCCATTGCCGTAGGAGTTGGCGTACTTGCCATCGTATTAATTATCAGTATTGGTATGGCCAATTCCATCGTCCGTCCGATTAACAGTATTACTGCTGTATCCGCGCAGATGGCGAAAGGGCGACTTGATGTCAGGGTGAAAGGGAACTACAAGCATGAACTAGGCGAACTTGCCTCAACCCTGAACTTCATGGCTCATGAAATTGTGCGCAGCAACCAGATCAAGGACGACTTTATTTCGTCGATCTCCCATGAATTACGGACGCCGCTGACCAGTATCAAAGGTTGGAGTGAAACGCTGGATTCAGGGGGATATGATCCGGAGGAAACACGTATCGGTATGGGCATCATTGCCAAGGAAACGGAGCGGCTGATTGGACTGGTCGAGGAGATGCTCGACTTCTCCAAGCTGCAGCAGAATCAGATGAAGCTGGTTAAAGGCACGGTTAACATTCGTGAGATTGTACAGGAGACGATGCTGAACGTTTGGGCCAAGGCGGAACAAAAGCAGGTGCATCTGAAGCTGGAAACCGACGAGACGCGAGCGTACAATGTATACGGAGACGGAAATCGGTTGAAACAGGTGTTTCTGAATATCGTTGATAATGCGATCAAGTTCTCTCACGAGAATTCCTGGATCTTCCTGTCTGTCAAAGAAGAGAAAGGTCAGATTATTGCGGCTGTGCAGGATACGGGCATCGGGATCAGTGAAGAACATCTCATCAAAGTACGGGACCGGTTCTTTCAGGTGAATCACCAGAACGGAGGCACGGGACTCGGGCTTGCCATCACGCAGGAGCTCGTAGAGCTGCATGAGGGCACCATTACGATGCAGAGTGAGCTGGGGTCAGGAACGACAGTTACAGTGTCATTACCGATGCTCCAAGAAGAGGACACACCGATTCAACATAATGTAACGAGCACAGAAGCGACTGCAGAAGTGATTCAAGAACCACCATCTGACGGTGAGAAGCTGTGA
- a CDS encoding M20 family metallopeptidase encodes MTPNKTQIFNVIDQYASRFKDISSYIGAHPELGNEEYLASARLKEELSYHGFEVEAPVLGLDTAFIGTYASSKPGPTIALLCEYDALPEIGHACGHHLICMMSLGAAVGLKAVVEEVGGTIKVFGTPAEETRGAKVPMAEAGLFDDCDAALMAHPFYAYEKSGSSLAIDAVQFEFHGKSSHAAASPHEGINALDAVIQTFNGINAFRQQVKSTVRIHGIINSGGQAANIIPDYASAQFYVRAASRKELNVLTERVIQIAQGAALQTGCKLVTSNYETSYDEMVTNETFSDAFSQNLLQLGIPQEEIVSGNDHGSMDIGNVSLRCPSIHPYIRVVDEVHTLHSIEFRDLALQERALDGMILGAKALAATAYDVLSKPELLKAIREEFEKVVR; translated from the coding sequence ATGACACCCAACAAAACACAAATATTTAACGTTATTGATCAATATGCTTCCCGTTTCAAAGATATTTCATCATATATTGGCGCTCATCCTGAACTTGGAAATGAGGAATATTTAGCATCAGCCCGTCTAAAGGAAGAATTGTCTTATCATGGATTCGAAGTAGAAGCTCCGGTTCTTGGGCTGGACACCGCTTTTATCGGTACCTATGCTTCAAGCAAGCCTGGTCCTACCATTGCTCTGTTATGTGAGTATGACGCCCTGCCAGAGATTGGCCATGCTTGTGGCCACCACTTGATCTGCATGATGAGTCTGGGTGCGGCCGTGGGACTAAAAGCAGTTGTTGAAGAAGTAGGCGGAACAATTAAAGTGTTTGGTACCCCTGCAGAAGAGACACGCGGGGCTAAAGTTCCAATGGCGGAAGCTGGATTATTCGATGACTGTGATGCCGCACTTATGGCACATCCATTCTATGCTTATGAAAAATCAGGCAGCTCCCTGGCGATTGATGCTGTACAATTCGAGTTTCATGGCAAATCGTCCCACGCAGCAGCCAGTCCGCATGAAGGTATTAACGCACTGGATGCTGTTATTCAAACGTTTAACGGCATTAATGCGTTCAGACAGCAGGTCAAGAGCACCGTTCGTATTCATGGCATTATCAACAGCGGCGGTCAAGCCGCCAACATCATCCCGGATTATGCTTCTGCACAGTTTTATGTGCGCGCAGCCAGCCGCAAGGAACTGAACGTACTGACTGAGCGTGTCATTCAGATTGCACAAGGCGCAGCACTCCAGACGGGATGCAAATTGGTAACATCCAACTATGAAACGTCTTACGATGAAATGGTTACAAATGAGACGTTCTCTGACGCGTTCAGCCAGAATTTGCTGCAGCTTGGCATCCCGCAGGAAGAAATCGTTAGCGGAAATGACCACGGCTCCATGGATATCGGCAACGTTTCCCTGAGATGTCCGTCCATTCATCCTTATATCCGTGTGGTGGATGAAGTTCATACGCTGCATTCCATTGAATTCCGTGATCTCGCGCTGCAGGAGCGTGCACTGGACGGGATGATTTTGGGGGCCAAAGCGCTTGCCGCCACAGCTTACGATGTTCTGAGCAAACCTGAACTGTTGAAAGCAATCCGTGAAGAGTTCGAAAAAGTAGTTCGTTAA